CCGCTCTCTTCGATCTGCGCAGTGAGTTCCTGCGTGACGCGCTGCTTTTCTTCGAGTCTCATGGATCTATCGGTACAGGTCCTCGTCGACGGAGACACCGAGACCCATCGTGCTGGTCACGGTCACGCTCTTCACATACCGGCCCTTCGCCGCGGCGGGCTTCAACCGCACGATCTCGTCCATGAGGGCATCGAGATTCTCGTTCAGCTGGTCGAGTTCGAAGCTCACTTTTCCGATCGGCGCATGCACGTTGCCGGTACGGTCCACCCGGAATTCGATCTTGCCCGCCTTCGATTCGCGAACGGCCCGACTCACGTCCATGGTGACCGTGCCGGCCTTCGGCGTGGGCATGAGGCCGCGCGGACCGAGTATCCGGCCCAGCCTGGCAACGTCCTTCATGAGATCCGGCGTCGCGATCGCTACATCGAACTCGAGCCAGCCCTCCTGAATCTGCTCGATGTAGTCGGTTCCCACGTAGTCCGCGCCGGCCTCCTCCGCCTCGGCCGCCCGGTCCGCCTT
The Candidatus Palauibacter polyketidifaciens genome window above contains:
- the rplA gene encoding 50S ribosomal protein L1 — translated: MPKHGKKYRSAVEAVPSNGALAPREALECVQKAAFANFDETVEAAVRLGVDPRKADQIVRGTVILPAGTGRKVRVLALVKADRAAEAEEAGADYVGTDYIEQIQEGWLEFDVAIATPDLMKDVARLGRILGPRGLMPTPKAGTVTMDVSRAVRESKAGKIEFRVDRTGNVHAPIGKVSFELDQLNENLDALMDEIVRLKPAAAKGRYVKSVTVTSTMGLGVSVDEDLYR